The nucleotide window GTATCCACGTGGGTTATTTttaaatcgtgaatgacatactcactcacgactaatAAAATCCGAGATCCCGCGGCACCGCGGCACCTCATGCtaaccaatcgtgaatcctcCATCGAACTTGAAACCGCGGGATCGCAATCCCCAGCTCCATCCACCCACCTCACATACCCAGATTCCCCGAACagaaagcgaaagcgattcaagattgaATTAACTATGCAGGACTGCACTCGTTTCTAAAAGTACATAGATGACGATCAGAGTAATTGGGTGACAAAAAAGATTTATTATAGCATTCAATGGGCCAGACCAACATTGTACGCACTGGCAGTCGATGGGGCGGAAGCCGAACCAGATCCACCGCTCGGCGGCACCGTCTCAGATGGTGAGCGATTCATGCTTGTCGATGCAACCGTAGTCTCTCCCGTTCTTGCGTTAGGTCGATATGCAGGCGGCGGTGCAGAGGCTACACCACCTGGAGCATTGGAAGTACGAGCGTTATTACCGTCGCTTTCAATATGGTCTGCACTGAGCGCAAGCCAACGTCGTGATAGCTGAGTTGGATTGCGCGACATGGGAGGCGAGGTACTGACGGGGCTTCCGTTGCTTGCTGTAGATGAGCGCAGTGGTGCGGGTGCATGTCCCACCATGCCCGTCCTGCTTGTCAGCACTGGCGATGGCAATCCAGGTCGTAGTGGCATATCCGCTTCGGCACTGCGATCCGCGTCTTGATCGACAGGCTCTGCAGGTAGGCTCCAGTAGTTGGGGAGAGCTGTCCACTCAGTAGCTGTATGCGACGATGTGAGTGTGATGGGTGCTTCGATAATGATATCGTAGAGTTGAGGAGGATTCTTGGCCGCAGAGCTCGAAGTGCCAACGCTGTCGTTCCACACCTCCCAATCGCCCTCGGATTTACCAACGCGGATCGAAAGCCGAACCAAGTGGTGGACGGCGATGTTGGACTTGGAATGATTGGTGCTCAGATTGATTCTGGTGGTGCCACAAGCGGGGATGCTGAGTTCAGTTGCCAGCTCCCAGGGGCCGGTTGGGTCCAAGATAGAAGGCAGCGCATCCGAGTCTTGGTCCTCTCCAGCAGCGGCACGCGCCATGGGAGCCAACGGGCTGTTatcgagcgcatcggccGAATCTGACAGGATAGGTAAGATCGGCTCCGTGGCCGAAGCATGCGCAACTTTCATCAACGTCCACTTGCGCGGGACCTCGTGTCTTGCCACACGTCTTCCCTTGGCAAAGTAGTCGGTACGTTCTTCGAGCGTGGCAAGAATACGGTAGATCTTGACTTTACCCAGAGGTACAAACTTGAGCCAAAGTGGAATCTGTTGACCGATCGGGAAACTTTTGCCGCTGAAGACGACCATGTACGATAGCAAATCTTCCCAGCACCGCTCGACAATGATCGAATCAGTCTCTTCAAGCGTATCCTCGTCAGGTGCATGGATCAAGGTGACTTCGCGCTCGGCCATGAGGTTAGGCGTCAAGGCACCAGCACGGACGACGCTGGTGCGCAGAACGTAGCGATTGaagccaaagtcggcaTGGAGCGTGGGGGGCAGGTTGGACGGCAGCGAGATGCAGATTGGATACGTATACGTGCCCTTCTTGAACTCTTTCGAGTCCGGGTGGGCGGCATCATCAGCGTGAGCTTTGTGATCAGCCGTGGGTTCTTTTAGAAGGCCGTTGATGAGCATCTTGAAACCGGGTTTCTTTGTCTTGGCATCGTTAcctgctttgctgcttgacTTGGTCTTACCGGCTTTGATGTGATTGtcttgcagctcaaccGAGCTGCGGAGACTGGATGGAGCGCTCTTGTTAGCGCTAATTCTGGACAAGGTGCTAACGGTGGTACTACTGGGGGGTGCATGGCCGATGCGAGACTGTGGATCGAATCGGACCGTCTGCTCCTTGGCTCGGGGAATGACAGGTGGCTGAGTGTGAAAAATGCTCCTGGCAGGGGAGGCAGATGGTCCggatgccgagatggtAGGGGGCTTGGGCGGCGATGTACCTGGAACCTGGATGGTTGCAGACGAAGGAGCGGGGACATCATGAGAGCTGGCGGCGATACGATCCATGGATGTTGCTTCTACACTGGgtgctgcgctcgaggcAACACTATTGCTTGGTGAGGCCGCTTGATCAGGGATGGCAGCTGCGTCCTCCAAGGCTGGCGGCGATTCGAAAGGGATCTCTGTGGGCCAGGTATCATAACCTTGCAAAGGCGCCGAGCGAGGTGCGTACAGAGGAGGACGCTCATACCCTTGCAATGCGAAGTATTCGTGCCAGCGCGACAGATCCTGGTGTTGTGCAGCAGGTGGACGGCGAGGATCAGAGAAGGAAGCAGATGGACTAGATGGCAACGACGGGGAGACGGAAGAGGAAAGGACAGGGCCGATATACGAATTTGAAGCATGCGCAGATGGCGACACCGCCGGGGTGGCTGCACGGGAATCGGGGCTCGTAGCGTACTGAGTCCAAGAAGTAGTACCGGAGCCAGTGCGGTGAAGAGGCGGACGACTTCGAGAAGAGTTTGGCTGTGGATCTTTGGTTCTAGCAAGACCCATGTCGGGACGCAATGTGGGTGGAATCATGGCGGTGCCTGCTTTGGCGGCGGCACCGGCAATCTGACGAGCCAAGTTGCTGCCTCCGCTTGCCCCACTGCCGCTCGGGGTTTTCGTCCGTTCGTCCTCGGATCGACTGGAGCCGCTAGCCTgacgcgagctcgagacggaTGCAGATCTGGGCGACGGTCTTTCCGAGGCGTTCGCATTTGCGGTGGCGGCAGCATAGTCCCAATCGACGTCTTGTTGCAGACCAATGCCTGGCCCGACCGAGTTGCTTCTGCGTCGAGTTGGAGCAGCACTTGCCTTGTCATGCTTGGCGTTGTAGAGACTGATGACTTGATGGAAAATAGACATTTCTTCGACGAGTTCAACACGGTTGGGACCAATACCTTCTGGCCAGTCGGTTTTAGCTGTACCTTTGAGAGAGATGGTGATCTCTTTGATCTTGGAGGGTTTGGGGAGGTAGAGGGTGACGAGACCACGCAGCTGGGATGGCGGAgcatcgacgttgacggGGCGACGGCGACCACGAGCATCTTCTCCGGAAGATGACTGGCCGCGAAGAAAGACGACAGGTTCAAGCTGGGTGATTGTGACGCTTGCAGGAGGAGACATATTGGCGCTGCGCCGAAGCGCGGTCTATCAGAAAGAGAACGGGATGCGTATATGAGCCGCCCAGGAGAGTGGTCTAGAATAATTTAGGCCTGTCGTTGTGTCGTGGAAGTGGGTTCCAGCCTTCTACGTGGATGACTTGAAATTGGGCATGGTTGGGAGCATAGGACGATCACCTAGCTGAACAGGATTAGAGGACGGGAAACGAAACGGAAGATGCCAAGTCTCGCCACTGTTCGATTGAAATGACTTGCAGAGCCATGGGTTAGCAAAGATGAAAGTAAGACGTCAACTTGGCGCGAGACGATCCACCGGTtcatttgtgattgctgtGACTATTCGAAAGATGGCAGTTGTATGGATGTGActtctcgcctcgcctAGTCAGCCAGCATCCTAGCGAGCATCGTAGTCAGCCTCCAAAATCACGGATGAAACCAAAGCcaagttgtgagttgtTTCCTTCTCCGCAAAAAAAAAGGCGCTgtatcaatcgtgaatcacgaatgtgccTCGGCTCAATTCTCGATTTCCCGCCTCTGCCCACGCGTCGGCTTTGCCAAAACATATGGTG belongs to Mycosarcoma maydis chromosome 3, whole genome shotgun sequence and includes:
- a CDS encoding uncharacterized protein (related to ALY2 - alpha arrestin) yields the protein MSPPASVTITQLEPVVFLRGQSSSGEDARGRRRPVNVDAPPSQLRGLVTLYLPKPSKIKEITISLKGTAKTDWPEGIGPNRVELVEEMSIFHQVISLYNAKHDKASAAPTRRRSNSVGPGIGLQQDVDWDYAAATANANASERPSPRSASVSSSRQASGSSRSEDERTKTPSGSGASGGSNLARQIAGAAAKAGTAMIPPTLRPDMGLARTKDPQPNSSRSRPPLHRTGSGTTSWTQYATSPDSRAATPAVSPSAHASNSYIGPVLSSSVSPSLPSSPSASFSDPRRPPAAQHQDLSRWHEYFALQGYERPPLYAPRSAPLQGYDTWPTEIPFESPPALEDAAAIPDQAASPSNSVASSAAPSVEATSMDRIAASSHDVPAPSSATIQVPGTSPPKPPTISASGPSASPARSIFHTQPPVIPRAKEQTVRFDPQSRIGHAPPSSTTVSTLSRISANKSAPSSLRSSVELQDNHIKAGKTKSSSKAGNDAKTKKPGFKMLINGLLKEPTADHKAHADDAAHPDSKEFKKGTYTYPICISLPSNLPPTLHADFGFNRYVLRTSVVRAGALTPNLMAEREVTLIHAPDEDTLEETDSIIVERCWEDLLSYMVVFSGKSFPIGQQIPLWLKFVPLGKVKIYRILATLEERTDYFAKGRRVARHEVPRKWTLMKVAHASATEPILPILSDSADALDNSPLAPMARAAAGEDQDSDALPSILDPTGPWELATELSIPACGTTRINLSTNHSKSNIAVHHLVRLSIRVGKSEGDWEVWNDSVGTSSSAAKNPPQLYDIIIEAPITLTSSHTATEWTALPNYWSLPAEPVDQDADRSAEADMPLRPGLPSPVLTSRTGMVGHAPAPLRSSTASNGSPVSTSPPMSRNPTQLSRRWLALSADHIESDGNNARTSNAPGGVASAPPPAYRPNARTGETTVASTSMNRSPSETVPPSGGSGSASAPSTASAYNVGLAH